One Coprobacter fastidiosus genomic window, CAATTTCTTATATTTTTAGATGATAATGACCATGATCGTCTGCGTTCCGGCTTGAAAGTTGACGTCTTTGTTATTAATGCGGTAAGAGATGATGCTCTTCGTATAGAAAGACGTTCTTTTTATAATGGTCCGGGAGACTATAATCTTTGGGTGATGGATGGAGATCATATTGTGAAGAGAACAGTTAAGTTGGGAGAGGGAAGTTATGATTATGTAGAAGTATTAGACGGTTTGAATATCGGTGATAAGGTGGTGGTATCGGATATGAATAAATATAGAGATAAAGAGAATTTGAGGATAAGGAAATAAGATATGATGCTGATAGATAAGAATATATTTTTAATTTCTGTTTTTTTACCATAACATTCCCGAATCCTTTATTAATAGGGTATATTTTTAGTTGTAGCTGTTTGTCTTATGTATAAAAAAGACGAACAGCTTATTTTTCTGTTTCATTTTGATTATCTTTGCCAACATTATGGCTCGTATTTTATCGATAGATTACGGAAAAAAACGTACAGGAATTGCGGTGACCGATCCTTTGAAAATAATAGCGAATGGATTGACAACCGTTCCTACGCATGAATTGGTCGGTTTTCTGAAAAATTATTTTCAAAAGGAAGCTGTGGAGAAAGTAATCATAGGATTGCCGAAACAGATGAATAATCAACCTTCGGAAAATATGCGATATATCGAGCCGTTTGTAGCACAGTTCAAGAAGTTGTTCCCTGATATTCCGATAGAATATTTTGATGAACGGTTTACTTCTACTTTAGCGCACCGGTCTATGTTGGAAGGTGGGTTGAAGAAGAAAGATCGTCGGAATAAAGAACTGGTGGATGAGATCAGCGCAGTAATCATATTACAGGGATATATGGAAAGCGTGCTGCATGCTTGATTGTTGATCGGAATAAAGATTTATATGCCGGGAGTACCGGTGATTATGATAAAAATATATATATGTTGTTACCAATTTATTTATATGGACAGCCTGTGCTGAGGAAAGTCGCAACGGACATAACTGCCGATTATCCTGATTTGAAGAAGTTGATTGAAGATATGTTCGAAACGATGGATAAATCGGACGGGGTCGGACTGGCTGCTCCTCAGATAGGTTTGGATATTCGGGTGCTTGTAATCAATCTGGATGCTCTTTCAGAGACATTTCCTGAATATAAAGATTACCGGAAGGCAATGATAAATGCCCATATAGAAGAAGTATCCGGTGATAAGATAACCCGGGAAGAGGGATGTTTGAGTTTGCCCGGAATTCATGAGCCTGTGACTCGTCAGGAAAAAATAAAGATAACGTATCGGGATCAGGATTTTGTAGAGCATACCGAAGTATTTGAAGGTTATGTCGCTCGTGTCATTCAACACGAATATGATCATCTTGAAGGAAAAATGTTTATCGATCATCTTTCCCCTATTCGCAAACAGCTTATAAAATCGAAGCTGAACAGTATTCTGAAGGGTAAAGTAAATTGCGGTTATAGGGTAAAAGCAGTAAAGAAATAATACTTATATTGACACACTTAATTTTAAGAATCTAAATTTATGACTTCATTACAGAAAGACATTTTAGCATTGCGCGAAAAAAAAGCGCTGGTGCAGATGGGTGGAGGAGAAGCCGCCATTGAAAAGCAGGAGGCGATGGGTAAGTTGACTGCCCGCAATCGTATTCTGGCTTTGCTGGATGAAAATTCATTTCAGGAGTATGATCTCTTTGTAGAGCATGAAGCCAGAGGCTTCGGCATGGAAAAAAAGGTTTTACCCGGAGACGGAGTAATTACCGGAACAGGAACTATCTTTGGCGCTCCTGTATGTATCTATGCTCAAGATTTTACCGTAGCAGGTGGATCTCTCGGTTTGATGCACGCTCGTAAGATAACCAAGATAATGGATCATGCACTAAAGATGAAAGTGCCTATTATCGGGATTAATGATTCCGGTGGTGCACGTATTCAGGAAGGTGTAGGTGCATTGGCCGGATATGGAGAAATTTTCTATCGCAATACGATTGCTTCAGGGGTAATTCCTCAAATTTCGGTAATCTTAGGTCCCTGTGCCGGTGGTGCGGTATATTCTCCGGCATTGACCGATTTTGTTTTCGTTGTTGAAAACATTTCGAAAATGTTCATTACAGGACCGAATGTCATCAAGACCGTTTTAGGCGAAGAGATTTCTATGGAAGATTTAGGAGGAGCTCGCGTTCACGCTGAAATTACAGGTAATGCTCATTTCTATGCCCAAAGTGAACAAGAGTGTTTTGAACAAATCAAGAAATTGGTGACGTTTATTCC contains:
- the def gene encoding peptide deformylase; this translates as MLLPIYLYGQPVLRKVATDITADYPDLKKLIEDMFETMDKSDGVGLAAPQIGLDIRVLVINLDALSETFPEYKDYRKAMINAHIEEVSGDKITREEGCLSLPGIHEPVTRQEKIKITYRDQDFVEHTEVFEGYVARVIQHEYDHLEGKMFIDHLSPIRKQLIKSKLNSILKGKVNCGYRVKAVKK
- the ruvX gene encoding Holliday junction resolvase RuvX → MARILSIDYGKKRTGIAVTDPLKIIANGLTTVPTHELVGFLKNYFQKEAVEKVIIGLPKQMNNQPSENMRYIEPFVAQFKKLFPDIPIEYFDERFTSTLAHRSMLEGGLKKKDRRNKELVDEISAVIILQGYMESVLHA